One Rhodocyclaceae bacterium genomic region harbors:
- a CDS encoding alpha/beta hydrolase, with amino-acid sequence MRGLPSTIGMTLVALAALLLAGQSLRTLESARRGLEVTRSHVDAIPVTVFRPAGGRPADDRAVARPVVVIAHGFAGSQQLMQAFATTTARNGMIAVTFDFPGHGRHPQPLPGSLQEHDALLAALLGALDRIVGFARTLPGADGRVALLGHSMASDLVVRQAQADPSIVATVGVSLVYGGARMVAPRNLLSVYGSIEPAMVQSFGRRLVAGPDATDEDAQGVVPGRTYGRFEDGSARRFMLANGAEHIGVLYHATSQRESLEWLRQAFDDPGHTAPPSTDSRFIDARGPALAGLLAGALLLAWPLSTLLGRRAAGHTRSQPAPCAPSAQAAPGLPLRALARRDWLWLTVGPALATPLLLRLVPSHFLPILLGDYLLLHFGLYGLLTAVGGAWLVHSGRLAPPAVCVPSPATAAIALAMIAWATLAVGIPIDRYVFNLWPADGRGALILAMLVGTLVWALADEGLARHAQAPRFAYPLTKALFLGSLVLAVALDLSRLFFLVIIIPAILLMFIAYGLLSRWCFRATGHPWAGALVSALAFAWGIAVTFPAIQR; translated from the coding sequence ATGCGTGGGCTGCCATCCACCATCGGGATGACCCTCGTTGCGTTGGCCGCGCTGCTGCTGGCAGGCCAGTCGCTGCGTACCCTCGAGTCCGCCCGGCGGGGACTCGAAGTCACCCGCAGCCACGTGGATGCCATCCCGGTCACGGTGTTCCGTCCGGCCGGCGGCCGGCCCGCTGACGACCGCGCCGTGGCACGGCCGGTAGTCGTCATCGCGCACGGCTTCGCCGGCTCGCAGCAACTGATGCAGGCCTTCGCGACGACCACCGCGCGCAATGGAATGATCGCCGTCACCTTCGACTTTCCGGGCCATGGCAGGCATCCGCAGCCTCTGCCCGGCAGCCTGCAGGAGCATGACGCGCTGCTCGCGGCACTGCTCGGAGCGCTCGATCGTATCGTCGGCTTCGCCCGCACGCTGCCCGGCGCAGACGGGCGGGTCGCCCTGCTCGGGCATTCGATGGCGTCCGACCTCGTGGTGCGGCAGGCACAGGCCGACCCGTCGATCGTCGCCACGGTGGGCGTTTCGCTGGTCTACGGCGGTGCGCGCATGGTCGCCCCACGCAACCTGCTGTCGGTCTACGGGTCGATCGAGCCGGCGATGGTGCAATCGTTCGGGCGCCGGCTGGTCGCCGGCCCGGACGCCACCGACGAGGACGCGCAAGGCGTGGTGCCGGGCCGGACCTACGGCCGCTTCGAGGACGGCAGCGCACGGCGCTTCATGCTGGCAAACGGCGCGGAGCATATCGGCGTGCTCTACCACGCGACCAGCCAGCGTGAGTCGCTCGAGTGGCTGCGCCAGGCCTTCGATGACCCCGGGCACACGGCGCCACCGTCAACGGACAGCAGGTTCATCGATGCCCGAGGCCCCGCGCTTGCCGGCCTGCTGGCAGGTGCCCTCCTGCTCGCATGGCCACTGTCGACGCTGCTCGGTCGGCGGGCGGCTGGCCACACGCGCAGCCAGCCTGCGCCGTGCGCACCGTCGGCGCAGGCGGCACCGGGCCTGCCGCTGCGCGCGCTCGCGCGGCGCGACTGGCTGTGGCTGACGGTCGGGCCCGCGCTCGCCACACCACTGCTGCTGCGGCTGGTGCCCTCGCATTTCCTGCCGATCCTGCTCGGCGACTACCTGCTGCTGCATTTCGGCCTCTACGGCCTGCTCACCGCGGTCGGCGGTGCATGGCTCGTGCACAGCGGCCGGCTGGCGCCCCCAGCGGTCTGCGTGCCTTCTCCGGCCACGGCGGCGATCGCGCTCGCGATGATCGCCTGGGCGACCCTGGCCGTCGGCATCCCGATAGACCGTTACGTGTTCAACCTCTGGCCCGCCGACGGGCGCGGCGCGCTGATCCTGGCGATGCTGGTCGGGACGCTCGTCTGGGCGCTGGCCGACGAAGGGCTGGCCCGGCATGCGCAGGCGCCGCGCTTCGCCTACCCGCTCACCAAGGCACTGTTCCTGGGGTCTCTGGTGCTGGCCGTGGCGCTCGACCTGTCGCGGCTGTTTTTCCTGGTGATCATCATCCCGGCGATCCTGCTCATGTTCATTGCCTACGGACTGCTCAGCCGATGGTGTTTCAGGGCTACCGGCCATCCTTGGGCCGGGGCGCTGGTGTCGGCACTGGCCTTCGCGTGGGGCATCGCCGTGACCTTCCCGGCAATCCAGCGCTGA
- a CDS encoding thiamine pyrophosphate-binding protein, whose protein sequence is MKVAEFLLQSLEAVGVRHIFGNPGTTEIPLVRACAGRGPDGISYVVALSEVSAVPMADAQARLRRGLGVVNLHVAPGLGNGMGNLYTAGIAKSPLLVLVGSQDSRFLHTGPILHGPLEQMVRPLVKAVYTLASPGDIAFHVRQAIRVALTPPTGPVALICAPDLLELEIDAQPVVVQPPRLAGLAAGDAAAFAAFLQGARSPALIAGEDVHWAGASGALRQLAESIGAPVYSGPYTAVLPLDTRSASHAGYLSPGFRAIGERLREHDALLFVGFRNFRTTLYAEPALRQAKAWLGHDPAVLAADGEFELARLADLDSSLLAIGTALVAASVAGEGATRRRWLPEVALPEAAAAVFHPTRAIVALLRAFGDAIVFDESGLSTSDVRQFIDARAGEYLINGSGGIGWALAAAVGGALVRPERQVLAVVGDGSSLYASEALWTAVHRGARLLLVVLSNRRYATLNEAAGRLADGPIDLFSLEPPVLDFSGLAKLHGLAFSRCDSEAELADFLLRSGGRVEASTLLELRFDPSIAPVMAARHF, encoded by the coding sequence ATGAAGGTCGCCGAGTTCCTGCTGCAGTCGCTGGAGGCCGTCGGTGTGCGGCACATCTTCGGCAATCCCGGTACGACCGAGATCCCGCTGGTCCGGGCCTGTGCGGGGCGCGGGCCGGACGGGATTTCCTACGTCGTCGCACTTTCCGAGGTCTCGGCGGTGCCGATGGCCGATGCGCAGGCGCGGCTGCGGCGCGGACTGGGCGTGGTGAACCTGCACGTTGCTCCGGGCCTCGGCAACGGCATGGGCAACCTCTACACGGCTGGCATCGCGAAGTCGCCGTTGCTGGTGCTGGTCGGCAGTCAGGACAGCCGGTTCCTGCATACCGGGCCGATCCTGCATGGCCCGCTGGAGCAGATGGTGCGGCCGCTGGTGAAAGCGGTGTATACGCTCGCTTCCCCCGGGGACATCGCGTTCCATGTCCGACAGGCGATCCGTGTGGCGCTGACACCGCCGACCGGACCGGTGGCGCTGATCTGCGCGCCCGACCTGCTGGAGCTCGAGATCGATGCCCAGCCGGTGGTGGTGCAGCCACCGCGGCTGGCCGGACTCGCTGCGGGCGACGCCGCAGCCTTCGCGGCGTTCCTGCAGGGCGCACGCTCCCCGGCACTGATCGCCGGCGAGGATGTCCACTGGGCCGGTGCGTCGGGCGCCCTGCGGCAACTCGCGGAGTCCATCGGTGCACCGGTGTACAGCGGCCCCTATACGGCGGTGCTGCCGCTCGATACTCGATCTGCGAGCCATGCCGGATACCTGTCGCCAGGCTTCAGGGCGATCGGCGAACGGCTGCGCGAGCACGATGCCCTTCTGTTCGTGGGCTTTCGCAATTTCCGGACGACGCTGTATGCCGAGCCCGCGCTGCGCCAGGCCAAGGCATGGCTGGGCCACGATCCCGCGGTGCTGGCGGCCGACGGCGAATTCGAACTGGCCCGGCTGGCCGATCTCGATTCCTCACTCCTGGCGATCGGTACGGCGCTGGTGGCAGCCTCGGTCGCGGGCGAGGGTGCCACCCGGCGCCGCTGGCTGCCCGAGGTCGCGCTCCCCGAGGCTGCTGCGGCCGTTTTCCATCCGACCCGTGCGATCGTCGCACTGCTGCGCGCGTTCGGCGATGCGATCGTGTTCGACGAATCCGGGCTGTCAACGTCCGATGTGCGTCAGTTCATCGACGCGCGCGCCGGTGAGTACCTGATCAACGGCAGTGGCGGTATCGGCTGGGCGCTGGCTGCTGCGGTCGGCGGTGCGCTCGTCCGCCCGGAGCGGCAGGTGCTTGCGGTGGTCGGCGACGGCTCCTCGCTGTACGCCTCCGAAGCGTTGTGGACTGCCGTCCATCGCGGGGCGAGGCTGCTGCTGGTGGTGCTGTCGAACCGGCGCTACGCCACGCTCAACGAGGCCGCCGGGCGGCTCGCCGACGGGCCGATCGACCTGTTTTCGCTCGAGCCGCCAGTGCTCGACTTCAGCGGCCTCGCGAAGCTCCACGGGCTGGCATTTTCCCGCTGCGACTCCGAAGCCGAACTGGCCGACTTCCTGCTCAGGTCGGGTGGCCGCGTCGAGGCATCGACCCTGCTGGAACTCAGGTTCGATCCCTCGATCGCGCCGGTGATGGCGGCGCGCCACTTCTGA
- a CDS encoding aldehyde dehydrogenase, producing the protein MDTSGETLKVYQHYIDGRPAAPSGGRHFESHNPFTAKPWAMIAQGDARDVDLAVEAAHRAFTSGPWSRLNASQRGALLLKLADLIGPEAQRLAAIEVRDNGKLLSEMAGQTAYMANWYRYYGGLADKIEGAVIPTDKADVLNFTRHEPLGVVAAIVPWNSPLLLTAWKLAPALAAGNTVVIKPSEYTSASILEFMALVEQAGFPPGVVNVVTGFGPDVGAPLSGHPKVAKVAFTGSDRTGQLIYEGAAKGLKPVSMELGGKSPNIVFDDAQIDNAVKGVISGIFAATGQTCIAGSRLLVQRSIHDAFVQRLVDFAKTARMGDPMSSSTQVGPVTNQPQYRKILEYIDIARGEGAVPVLGGGRAVRPECGDGWFVEPTIFVGVKNEMRIAQEEVFGPVLSVIPFEDEDDAVRIANDVRFGLAAGVWTQDIRRALSMSERLRAGTVWVNTYRAVSYLSPFGGYKRSGLGRENGQDMIHEYLQTKSVWISTATEVPNPFVMR; encoded by the coding sequence ATGGATACCAGCGGCGAGACACTGAAGGTCTACCAGCACTACATCGACGGCCGTCCGGCGGCGCCGTCCGGTGGCCGCCATTTCGAGAGCCACAACCCTTTCACCGCTAAGCCCTGGGCGATGATCGCGCAGGGCGACGCACGCGATGTCGACCTCGCGGTCGAGGCTGCCCATCGGGCATTCACCAGCGGGCCCTGGTCCAGGTTGAATGCGTCCCAGCGCGGTGCGCTGCTGCTCAAGCTCGCCGATCTGATCGGGCCCGAGGCGCAACGGCTTGCCGCGATCGAGGTGCGCGACAATGGCAAGCTGCTCTCCGAAATGGCTGGCCAGACCGCGTACATGGCGAACTGGTACCGCTACTACGGCGGCCTCGCCGACAAGATCGAAGGGGCAGTGATCCCCACCGACAAGGCGGACGTGCTCAACTTCACCCGTCACGAGCCGCTCGGCGTGGTCGCGGCCATCGTGCCGTGGAATTCGCCGCTGCTGCTCACGGCCTGGAAGCTGGCGCCGGCGCTGGCTGCCGGCAACACGGTGGTGATCAAGCCGTCCGAATACACCTCGGCATCCATCCTCGAGTTCATGGCGCTGGTCGAGCAGGCGGGATTCCCGCCCGGGGTGGTAAACGTGGTCACCGGCTTCGGGCCGGATGTCGGGGCCCCGCTGTCCGGGCACCCGAAGGTGGCGAAGGTCGCCTTCACCGGCTCCGACCGCACTGGCCAGCTGATTTACGAGGGTGCCGCGAAGGGGCTGAAGCCCGTGAGCATGGAACTCGGCGGAAAGTCGCCGAACATCGTGTTCGACGACGCGCAGATCGACAATGCGGTGAAGGGCGTGATCTCCGGCATCTTCGCCGCGACTGGCCAGACCTGCATCGCGGGTTCCCGGCTGCTGGTCCAGCGATCGATCCACGACGCGTTCGTGCAGCGGCTCGTCGACTTCGCGAAGACCGCGCGCATGGGCGATCCGATGAGCTCCAGTACGCAGGTGGGGCCAGTGACCAACCAGCCGCAGTACCGCAAGATCCTCGAGTACATCGACATCGCCCGCGGCGAGGGGGCGGTCCCGGTGCTCGGTGGCGGCAGGGCGGTGCGGCCGGAATGCGGCGATGGCTGGTTCGTCGAGCCGACCATCTTCGTCGGCGTGAAGAACGAGATGCGCATCGCCCAGGAGGAAGTGTTCGGGCCCGTCCTGTCAGTGATCCCGTTCGAGGACGAGGACGACGCGGTGCGCATCGCCAACGACGTGCGGTTCGGGCTGGCTGCGGGCGTGTGGACGCAGGACATCCGCCGCGCGCTGTCGATGAGCGAGCGGCTGCGCGCCGGTACCGTCTGGGTGAACACCTATCGGGCCGTGTCCTACCTGTCGCCGTTCGGCGGCTACAAGCGCAGCGGCCTGGGGCGCGAGAACGGGCAGGACATGATCCACGAGTACCTGCAGACCAAGAGCGTCTGGATTTCCACGGCGACGGAAGTGCCGAACCCGTTCGTGATGCGCTGA
- a CDS encoding aldehyde dehydrogenase: protein MASANPPSHSSAAMLRRPLIEAILARRADALVITGLGTTCYDVFSAGDNPLNFYNWAGMGGAAMVACGLALAQPKRRVLCITGDGEMLMGLGSLATIACEKPANLSIVVMDNEHYVETGMQGTHTGRGVDLAGIARAAGFPVAGCVTVQDAFPAALEAIYGPGPVFMNLKVDPAQPPMTLPMRDGPYIRSRFRDALLGPAVAHPVMIPASKQP from the coding sequence ATGGCCAGTGCGAACCCTCCTTCCCATTCGTCGGCGGCGATGCTGCGCCGGCCGCTGATCGAGGCGATCCTCGCGCGGCGCGCCGATGCGCTGGTGATCACCGGGCTGGGCACGACTTGCTACGACGTGTTCTCGGCCGGGGACAACCCGCTCAACTTCTACAACTGGGCCGGCATGGGTGGCGCGGCGATGGTCGCCTGCGGCCTGGCGCTGGCGCAGCCGAAGCGGCGGGTCCTCTGCATCACTGGCGACGGCGAGATGCTGATGGGGCTCGGCAGCCTCGCGACGATCGCGTGCGAGAAGCCGGCCAACCTGTCGATCGTGGTGATGGACAATGAACATTACGTCGAGACCGGCATGCAGGGCACCCACACCGGGCGTGGCGTCGACCTCGCCGGAATCGCCCGCGCCGCCGGTTTCCCGGTCGCCGGCTGCGTGACCGTGCAGGACGCCTTCCCGGCTGCGCTCGAGGCGATCTACGGGCCCGGCCCGGTGTTCATGAACCTGAAGGTAGACCCCGCCCAGCCGCCGATGACGCTGCCGATGCGCGACGGCCCCTACATCCGCAGCCGGTTCCGCGACGCGCTGCTCGGGCCGGCGGTCGCGCACCCGGTGATGATCCCGGCATCGAAGCAGCCGTAG
- a CDS encoding phosphonopyruvate decarboxylase — MAEVTSGWPDDVYAELEAAGIRQVSYVPDAGHSRLIQRCRANPAMRTVSLTTEEEGVAMGLGAWLGGVRHVLLMQSSGVGNTINMLAAPIELRVPLLMLVTMRGEWAEFNPWQLPMGQGTRAALESVGTLVYPVDQPAEIAPTVGAAATMAFNTGRAVAVLIGQRAIGAKNWNK, encoded by the coding sequence GTGGCAGAAGTGACCTCCGGCTGGCCGGACGATGTGTACGCGGAGCTCGAAGCCGCCGGTATCCGCCAGGTGTCCTACGTGCCGGATGCCGGCCACAGCCGGCTGATCCAGCGCTGCCGGGCCAACCCTGCGATGCGGACGGTTTCTCTGACGACCGAGGAGGAAGGCGTCGCGATGGGGCTGGGCGCGTGGCTCGGTGGCGTTCGCCACGTGCTGCTGATGCAGTCCTCCGGGGTCGGCAATACGATCAACATGCTCGCGGCGCCGATCGAGCTGCGGGTGCCACTGCTGATGCTGGTGACGATGCGCGGCGAGTGGGCCGAATTCAATCCGTGGCAGCTGCCGATGGGGCAGGGTACCCGCGCGGCGCTCGAGAGCGTCGGCACGCTGGTCTACCCGGTCGACCAGCCGGCGGAGATCGCGCCGACCGTCGGTGCGGCCGCGACGATGGCCTTCAACACCGGCCGCGCGGTCGCCGTGCTGATCGGTCAGCGGGCCATCGGCGCAAAGAACTGGAACAAGTAG
- a CDS encoding acyl-CoA/acyl-ACP dehydrogenase, translating into MNAPHSTDTHQPLRQAVRDLCGAFDGEYWRRIDEERGYPEAFIKALEEAGWLGALIPEEYGGSGVTLTEASIILEEINHAGGNSGYVHAQMYTMGTVLRHGSEEQKRKYLPGIASGKLRLQSFGVTEPSTGTDTTNLKTTAVRKGDRYIVNGQKVWISRVLYSDLMLLLARTTPKDQVKRKSEGLSVFIVDLKQSIGNGLTVKPIRNMMNHQTNELFFDNLEVPAENLIGEEGRGFKYILDGMNAERLLIAAECIGDGHWFIEKATQYSKDRVVFDRPIGQNQGIQFPIARAHVNVEAADLMRFKGCRMFDEGLPCGAEANMAKLLAADASWEAANVCVQTHGGFGFAAEYDVERKFRETKLYQVAPISTNLILSYIGEHVLGMPRSF; encoded by the coding sequence ATGAATGCCCCTCACTCGACCGACACCCACCAACCCCTGCGCCAGGCCGTACGTGACCTGTGCGGTGCCTTCGACGGCGAATACTGGCGCCGGATCGACGAAGAGCGCGGTTACCCGGAAGCATTCATCAAGGCACTCGAGGAGGCTGGCTGGCTCGGGGCGCTGATCCCGGAGGAGTACGGCGGATCGGGCGTGACCCTGACCGAGGCATCGATCATCCTCGAGGAGATCAACCACGCGGGCGGCAACTCCGGCTACGTGCATGCGCAGATGTACACGATGGGTACGGTGCTGCGCCACGGATCTGAAGAGCAGAAGCGCAAGTACCTGCCCGGCATCGCGTCCGGCAAGCTGCGCCTGCAGTCGTTCGGCGTCACCGAGCCCTCGACCGGCACCGACACGACCAACCTGAAGACGACCGCGGTGCGCAAGGGCGACCGCTACATCGTCAACGGCCAGAAGGTCTGGATCTCGCGGGTGCTCTACTCCGACCTGATGCTGCTGCTTGCGCGCACCACGCCGAAAGACCAGGTCAAGCGCAAGTCCGAAGGGCTGTCGGTGTTCATCGTCGACCTCAAGCAGTCGATCGGCAACGGGCTGACGGTCAAGCCGATCCGCAACATGATGAACCACCAGACGAACGAACTGTTCTTCGACAACCTCGAAGTGCCGGCCGAGAACCTGATCGGCGAGGAAGGACGCGGCTTCAAGTACATCCTCGACGGCATGAACGCCGAGCGCCTGCTGATCGCCGCCGAGTGCATCGGCGACGGCCACTGGTTCATCGAGAAGGCGACCCAGTACTCGAAGGACCGCGTCGTGTTCGACCGCCCGATCGGCCAGAACCAGGGCATCCAGTTCCCGATCGCGCGGGCGCACGTGAACGTCGAGGCCGCCGACCTGATGCGCTTCAAGGGCTGCCGGATGTTCGACGAAGGGCTGCCCTGCGGTGCCGAGGCGAACATGGCCAAGCTGCTCGCCGCCGACGCATCCTGGGAAGCGGCCAACGTCTGCGTCCAGACGCACGGCGGCTTCGGCTTCGCCGCCGAGTACGATGTCGAACGCAAGTTCCGCGAGACGAAGCTCTACCAGGTTGCGCCGATCTCCACCAACCTGATCCTCTCCTACATCGGCGAGCATGTCCTCGGCATGCCACGTTCGTTCTGA
- a CDS encoding CoA transferase: MNTSVQRRPLAGITVVSVEQAVAAPFAARQLGDLGARVIKVERPDGGDFARGYDKAVDGQSAYFVWLNRNKESLSLDLKQEAAREALHRLVERADVFIQNLAPGAVERLGFGAAALRAKHPRLITCDISGYGATGPYADKKAYDLLIQSESGVLSVTGTADTPCKVGVSIADIATGMHAYSAILAALYRRERDGCGAHIEVPMFDCLVEWNSHPVYYTHYSGNAPRRSGPDHATIVPYGKFDCADGRSVMLGLQNEREWAVFCDKVLDRPELARDDRYDSNTRRTERRTEMMAIFQSVFSQITAAELVARLDAAGIANGRLNTPADVWDHPQLTARERWREVEHPGGTMRAVLPPASFDDFEAAMAPVPTLAEHTDRILSELGYSAESIRSLHASCAA; the protein is encoded by the coding sequence ATGAACACTTCCGTGCAACGCCGGCCACTCGCAGGCATCACCGTCGTGTCGGTCGAGCAGGCCGTCGCAGCGCCGTTCGCCGCGCGCCAGCTCGGTGACCTGGGCGCACGCGTGATCAAGGTCGAACGGCCCGACGGCGGCGATTTCGCACGCGGCTACGACAAGGCGGTCGACGGACAGTCGGCCTATTTCGTCTGGCTCAACCGCAACAAGGAATCGCTGTCGCTCGACCTCAAGCAGGAGGCCGCACGCGAGGCGCTGCACCGGCTGGTGGAGCGGGCCGACGTGTTCATCCAGAACCTGGCACCGGGCGCGGTCGAACGGCTGGGCTTCGGTGCGGCAGCGCTGCGCGCGAAACATCCCCGGCTGATCACCTGCGATATCTCGGGATACGGCGCAACCGGCCCGTATGCCGACAAGAAGGCCTACGACCTGCTGATCCAGAGCGAATCCGGCGTGCTCTCGGTCACCGGCACCGCCGACACCCCGTGCAAGGTCGGCGTGTCGATCGCCGACATCGCCACCGGCATGCATGCCTATTCGGCGATCCTCGCAGCGCTCTATCGGCGCGAGCGCGACGGCTGCGGTGCGCACATCGAAGTGCCGATGTTCGACTGCCTGGTCGAGTGGAACAGCCACCCGGTGTACTACACCCACTACTCCGGCAATGCACCGCGGCGCAGCGGGCCCGACCACGCGACGATCGTTCCGTACGGCAAGTTCGACTGCGCCGACGGCCGCAGCGTGATGCTCGGCCTGCAGAACGAGCGCGAGTGGGCCGTGTTCTGCGACAAGGTGCTCGATCGCCCGGAACTTGCACGCGACGACCGCTACGACAGCAACACCAGACGCACCGAGCGGCGTACCGAGATGATGGCGATCTTCCAGTCCGTGTTCTCGCAGATCACCGCGGCGGAACTGGTCGCCCGGCTCGACGCGGCGGGTATCGCCAACGGACGCCTGAACACCCCCGCCGATGTGTGGGACCACCCGCAGCTGACGGCGCGCGAGCGCTGGCGCGAGGTCGAGCATCCCGGCGGCACCATGCGCGCCGTCCTGCCGCCGGCCTCGTTCGACGATTTCGAGGCGGCGATGGCGCCGGTGCCGACGCTGGCCGAGCATACCGACCGGATCCTTTCCGAACTCGGCTACAGCGCGGAATCCATCCGTTCGCTGCACGCGTCCTGCGCTGCCTGA
- a CDS encoding MmgE/PrpD family protein, giving the protein MTNPSTPPAAGETAVLSAFLASLRYEQIPAAVVARCEDLFLDWLACTIAGRTARPVTILESFAATMGPAGAGSATGAQVLTNRTFSSPLFAAMVNAAASHVVEQDDLHNSSVLHPATVVFPAALATAQAIGASGRDFIAACVAGYECGIRVGEFLGRSHYRVFHTTGTAGTLAAAAAVGHLLKLDADQMQHALGSAGTQAAGLWEFLRDAADSKQLHTAKAASNGLTAAWLARDGFTGARRILEGPTGMAAGMSTDADPAFLVDRLGERWALAETSFKFHASCRHTHPAADALLELMQSHALPADAIASVRCHVHQGAIDVLGPVTDPRSIHQSKFSMGFVLAQIALHGRAGLGEFTDPALRDAKVRSFLERVTMVLDPEVDAAYPKRWLGRVEVTTTDGRHFEQRIDTPKGDPGNTLSRPELEDKALRLAAYADGASPEEMRTVISRCWRLHDEAGVRDWLA; this is encoded by the coding sequence ATGACCAACCCGTCCACCCCACCGGCGGCAGGTGAGACTGCCGTACTCTCTGCATTCCTGGCTTCGCTGCGCTACGAGCAGATCCCGGCAGCCGTGGTCGCGCGCTGTGAAGACCTGTTCCTCGACTGGTTGGCGTGCACGATCGCCGGGCGTACGGCGCGCCCGGTGACGATCCTGGAATCTTTCGCGGCAACGATGGGGCCGGCCGGTGCAGGCTCTGCGACCGGGGCGCAGGTGCTGACCAACCGCACGTTCTCCTCACCCCTGTTCGCGGCGATGGTCAACGCGGCAGCTTCGCACGTCGTCGAGCAGGACGACCTGCACAACAGCTCGGTGCTGCATCCAGCGACCGTGGTGTTCCCGGCCGCTCTGGCGACCGCGCAGGCGATCGGCGCCTCGGGCCGTGACTTCATCGCCGCCTGCGTCGCAGGATACGAATGCGGCATCCGCGTCGGCGAGTTCCTCGGTCGTTCGCACTACCGCGTGTTCCACACCACCGGCACCGCGGGAACGCTGGCGGCCGCCGCGGCAGTCGGACACCTGCTGAAGCTCGACGCCGACCAGATGCAGCATGCGCTGGGGTCGGCCGGCACGCAGGCCGCCGGTCTGTGGGAGTTCCTGCGCGATGCAGCCGACTCCAAGCAGCTGCACACCGCCAAGGCGGCTTCCAATGGCCTGACTGCGGCCTGGCTGGCCCGTGACGGCTTCACCGGCGCGCGCCGCATCCTCGAGGGCCCGACCGGGATGGCGGCCGGCATGTCGACCGACGCCGACCCCGCTTTCCTCGTCGATCGGCTCGGCGAGCGCTGGGCGCTCGCCGAAACCTCGTTCAAGTTCCATGCATCGTGCCGCCATACCCATCCGGCGGCCGATGCGCTGCTCGAGCTGATGCAGTCGCACGCACTGCCCGCCGATGCGATCGCGTCGGTGCGCTGCCACGTGCACCAGGGCGCGATCGACGTGCTCGGCCCGGTGACCGATCCGCGCTCGATCCACCAGTCGAAGTTCTCGATGGGCTTCGTGCTCGCCCAGATCGCCCTGCACGGGCGCGCCGGCCTGGGCGAGTTCACCGACCCGGCGCTGCGCGACGCGAAGGTGCGCTCGTTCCTGGAGCGGGTCACGATGGTGCTCGACCCCGAGGTCGACGCCGCGTATCCAAAGCGCTGGCTGGGTCGGGTCGAAGTGACGACCACCGACGGGCGGCACTTCGAGCAGCGGATCGATACGCCGAAGGGCGATCCCGGCAACACGCTGTCGCGCCCGGAGCTCGAGGACAAGGCCCTGCGCCTCGCAGCCTATGCCGACGGTGCCTCGCCCGAGGAGATGCGTACGGTGATCTCGCGCTGCTGGCGACTGCACGATGAAGCCGGCGTCCGCGACTGGCTCGCCTGA
- a CDS encoding tripartite tricarboxylate transporter substrate binding protein, which yields MNDMNRLPSMVVLAAMVVIVGPLAARSPAALAQQAWPVKPVRMLIPWPPGGSNDVAGRIVAPRLSEALGQQVTIENRGGAAGTVGADVVARAEPDGYTLMLHSVTHLSNAALYPKLSYDTVRDFTPIGMVSTQPTLLVVHPSFPIRSVKDLIALARAKPKQVLYGSAGNGSAPHLSMTLFSSMAKVELEHVPYKGGGPALAGLLGGEVPLMLATVPSVMGQVKAGKLRAVATTSARRLPMLPDIPTVSESGLPGYEMSPWMGMWGPARLPRPIVDQVNRALAKVLTTPDVRDQFLQQGLEPMAMSVDDFAALIPREIERYARLIKLSGARVE from the coding sequence ATGAACGATATGAACCGGCTGCCGAGCATGGTGGTCCTGGCCGCGATGGTGGTCATTGTCGGGCCGCTCGCCGCGCGGTCGCCGGCCGCGCTGGCCCAGCAGGCATGGCCGGTGAAGCCGGTGCGCATGCTGATTCCGTGGCCGCCAGGCGGCTCGAACGACGTCGCGGGGCGTATCGTCGCGCCCCGGCTGTCCGAGGCACTCGGCCAGCAGGTGACCATCGAGAACCGTGGCGGCGCGGCCGGCACCGTGGGTGCCGACGTGGTCGCCCGCGCCGAGCCGGACGGATACACGCTGATGCTCCACTCGGTCACGCATCTGTCGAACGCAGCGCTCTATCCGAAGCTCTCGTACGACACGGTGCGCGACTTCACCCCGATCGGCATGGTGTCGACGCAGCCGACGCTGCTGGTCGTGCATCCTTCCTTCCCCATCCGTTCGGTGAAGGACCTCATTGCCCTCGCGCGCGCGAAGCCGAAACAGGTGCTCTACGGCTCGGCCGGCAACGGCAGCGCGCCGCACCTGTCGATGACGCTGTTCTCCTCGATGGCCAAGGTCGAACTCGAGCACGTGCCCTACAAGGGTGGCGGCCCCGCCCTCGCAGGCCTGCTCGGCGGCGAAGTGCCTCTGATGCTCGCGACCGTGCCGTCGGTGATGGGCCAGGTCAAGGCGGGCAAGCTGCGCGCGGTGGCGACCACCTCCGCCCGGCGCCTGCCGATGCTGCCCGACATCCCGACCGTCTCGGAGTCCGGCCTGCCCGGCTACGAGATGAGCCCCTGGATGGGCATGTGGGGGCCGGCGCGGCTGCCGAGGCCGATCGTCGACCAGGTCAACCGCGCGCTTGCGAAGGTGCTGACCACCCCCGACGTGCGCGACCAGTTCCTGCAACAGGGGCTCGAGCCGATGGCGATGTCCGTTGACGACTTCGCCGCCCTGATCCCGCGCGAGATCGAACGCTATGCACGCCTGATCAAGCTGTCCGGCGCCCGCGTCGAGTAG